A window of the Streptomyces finlayi genome harbors these coding sequences:
- a CDS encoding amino acid adenylation domain-containing protein, protein MPPARRHALTVRLPEGAADTPISAALTAAADLWWPEDSRPRLWTDSVRAAADSSAALRRRATETRRPLAPGHRLRALFLRYEDGGAADLLLVADGAALDARSLWLIAEVLRGRLDPQGVLLRSGTPDLRPDPSTLPLVAALAVVTGRHEGLSYVPVGIPVPALDRPPHALGALDGRAVFAADLTEERTVGDLLGTPLTPFPDGAAPDVGLVDPGPAAGQEAFTVLPYTDPPYPRTLLHGPRALTDGPGPLTDETGGFERQVLRVRDQILSLPPETPLAELYPLTAEESAARIGLGRGTPATAHTPRRIDDVFTERTAAQPDAPALTCAGATLTYRELNARADELANGLRASGVAPGDLVGICLPRSTDLVATMLAVLKADAVYVPLDPEHPAGRRARTAEDAGLRLTVDDTARLTGHPAQPRTASGPPTAPAYVIHTSGSTGRPKGVVVPHANVTALVDATREDFGLTSADTWTLFHSAAFDFSVWEIWGALLTGGRLVVVDHWTTRSPDGFHALVLREGVTVLSQTPSAFTQFMAADRDADGELPLRLVVLGGEPLDTRPLRSWFDRHPEDRCRLVNMFGITETTVHVTARTLTRRAAVEGSRSVGRPLPGWDVHVLDSRGRPVPPGAPGEIYVGGAGVADGYLHRPALTAERFVPAPWHDGRLYRSGDLGRFLPDGSLEHLGRIDDQVKVRGFRIEPGEIRHALLEDPAVTAAAVTVTGHEQGDAAAVRIDAYVVLTPDAHGDTAPVRHRAARLLPSHMLPATVTALPRLPLTANGKLDPAGLPAPRRSAPEAAAPLLAPAPPTGAAATLTEVWQEVLGVPAIGPDDNFWDLGGNSLYAIRIGAAVRERGLPPVPLRQLYLTPTIRTLSEALVP, encoded by the coding sequence GTGCCCCCTGCCCGTCGCCATGCGCTGACCGTCCGCCTCCCCGAGGGTGCGGCGGACACCCCGATCTCCGCCGCACTCACCGCGGCGGCGGACCTGTGGTGGCCGGAGGATTCGCGCCCCCGCCTGTGGACGGACTCCGTCCGCGCCGCTGCCGACTCGTCGGCGGCCCTGCGCAGACGCGCCACGGAGACCCGCCGACCCCTCGCCCCCGGCCACCGGCTGCGCGCGCTGTTCCTGCGGTACGAGGACGGGGGCGCAGCCGATCTCCTGCTGGTCGCGGACGGGGCGGCGCTGGACGCACGGTCCCTCTGGCTGATCGCCGAGGTGCTGCGGGGGCGCCTCGACCCTCAAGGGGTACTCCTCCGGAGCGGCACCCCGGATCTGCGGCCCGACCCCTCGACGCTCCCCCTCGTGGCAGCGCTCGCCGTCGTCACCGGGCGCCACGAGGGTCTCTCCTACGTCCCCGTGGGCATCCCCGTCCCCGCCCTCGACCGGCCGCCGCACGCGCTGGGAGCCCTCGACGGGCGGGCGGTGTTCGCGGCGGACCTCACCGAGGAGCGCACCGTCGGGGACCTCCTCGGCACTCCGCTCACCCCCTTCCCGGACGGCGCCGCACCGGACGTCGGCCTCGTGGACCCGGGCCCGGCCGCCGGGCAGGAAGCGTTCACCGTCCTGCCGTACACGGACCCCCCCTACCCCCGCACCCTCCTCCACGGACCAAGGGCCCTCACCGACGGACCGGGCCCCCTCACCGACGAGACCGGAGGCTTCGAACGCCAGGTGCTCCGCGTCCGGGACCAGATCCTCTCCCTTCCGCCCGAGACACCCCTCGCCGAGCTGTACCCGCTCACCGCCGAGGAGTCGGCCGCCCGAATCGGCCTGGGCCGCGGCACCCCCGCCACGGCCCACACCCCTCGCCGCATCGACGACGTCTTCACCGAGCGGACCGCCGCGCAACCCGACGCACCCGCCCTCACCTGCGCCGGCGCCACGCTCACGTACCGGGAGCTGAACGCCCGCGCCGACGAACTGGCCAACGGGCTGCGCGCCTCGGGCGTCGCACCCGGGGATCTCGTGGGCATCTGCCTGCCCCGCTCCACGGACCTGGTGGCGACCATGCTGGCGGTCCTGAAGGCCGACGCGGTGTACGTACCGCTGGACCCGGAGCATCCCGCCGGCCGCCGGGCCCGCACCGCCGAGGACGCCGGGCTGCGCCTGACCGTCGACGACACCGCACGCCTCACCGGCCACCCGGCGCAGCCCCGCACCGCGTCCGGTCCGCCCACGGCCCCCGCCTACGTCATCCACACCTCCGGCTCGACGGGCCGGCCCAAAGGCGTCGTCGTCCCGCACGCCAATGTCACCGCCCTCGTCGACGCGACCCGCGAGGACTTCGGGCTCACCTCCGCCGACACCTGGACGCTCTTCCACTCCGCGGCTTTCGACTTCTCCGTCTGGGAGATCTGGGGCGCCCTCCTCACGGGTGGCCGCCTGGTCGTCGTCGATCACTGGACGACACGCTCCCCCGACGGTTTCCACGCCCTGGTGCTCCGCGAGGGGGTCACCGTGCTCAGCCAGACCCCTTCGGCGTTCACCCAGTTCATGGCCGCCGACCGGGACGCCGACGGCGAGCTCCCCCTCCGCCTGGTCGTGCTGGGCGGCGAGCCGCTGGACACCCGGCCCCTGCGCTCCTGGTTCGACCGCCATCCGGAGGACCGCTGCCGGCTGGTCAACATGTTCGGGATCACCGAGACGACGGTCCATGTGACCGCCCGGACGCTCACACGTCGCGCGGCGGTGGAGGGCTCCCGCTCCGTCGGCCGCCCGCTGCCCGGCTGGGACGTCCACGTCCTCGACTCCCGGGGCCGTCCCGTGCCTCCGGGTGCCCCCGGGGAGATATACGTGGGCGGCGCGGGGGTCGCCGACGGGTATCTGCACCGGCCCGCCCTCACCGCCGAGCGCTTCGTCCCCGCCCCCTGGCACGACGGCCGGCTGTACCGCAGCGGCGACCTGGGCCGGTTCCTCCCCGACGGCTCCCTGGAGCACCTGGGCCGGATCGACGACCAGGTGAAGGTACGGGGCTTCCGCATCGAACCCGGCGAGATCCGTCACGCACTGCTGGAGGACCCGGCGGTGACGGCGGCGGCGGTGACGGTCACCGGCCACGAACAGGGGGACGCCGCGGCCGTACGCATCGACGCGTACGTGGTCCTGACCCCGGACGCGCACGGTGACACCGCTCCGGTACGCCACCGGGCCGCGCGCCTGCTGCCCTCCCACATGCTGCCCGCCACGGTGACGGCTCTGCCCCGCCTGCCGCTCACCGCGAACGGGAAACTCGACCCCGCCGGGCTGCCGGCCCCTCGGCGGTCCGCGCCCGAGGCCGCCGCACCCCTGCTCGCACCCGCCCCGCCCACCGGAGCGGCGGCGACGCTCACGGAGGTGTGGCAGGAGGTTCTGGGTGTCCCGGCCATCGGCCCGGACGACAACTTCTGGGACCTGGGCGGCAATTCGCTGTACGCGATCCGCATCGGCGCGGCGGTCCGGGAACGCGGACTGCCCCCGGTCCCCCTGCGCCAGTTGTATCTCACCCCGACGATCCGGACGCTCAGCGAAGCACTGGTCCCCTGA
- a CDS encoding thioesterase II family protein produces the protein MEETVLICLPFAGAGPSFFSPWQAAAPAGLRVLPVHLPGREKRFTEAPYTSVGPAVTDAYEQVVAALGGSGRRVAVFGHSMGAVLAYELAHRIEQAPDTSGLRLEALVVSGSHGPWTPRTDRAGELPDEEFVARVKTFAGYAHPALEDPEMRDLMLPALRADVRLHETYVPSSDRPLSVPVTSVRGRADTLVGPADAAQWGAATTGRLTVAELPGGHMYLAEHPRELLELVAAGLRAPRDR, from the coding sequence GTGGAAGAGACCGTCCTGATCTGCCTGCCCTTCGCCGGGGCGGGGCCGTCCTTCTTCAGCCCGTGGCAGGCCGCCGCGCCGGCCGGGCTACGGGTCCTGCCGGTGCATCTGCCGGGCCGGGAGAAGCGGTTCACCGAGGCCCCGTACACCTCGGTGGGTCCGGCGGTGACCGATGCGTACGAGCAGGTCGTCGCCGCGCTCGGGGGCTCCGGGCGCCGGGTGGCGGTGTTCGGGCACAGCATGGGCGCGGTCCTCGCGTACGAGCTGGCGCACCGGATCGAGCAGGCCCCCGACACGTCGGGGCTGCGGCTGGAGGCCCTCGTCGTCAGCGGTTCGCACGGCCCCTGGACGCCGAGGACGGACCGGGCGGGCGAGCTGCCTGACGAGGAGTTCGTGGCACGGGTGAAGACCTTCGCCGGGTACGCCCATCCTGCCCTGGAGGACCCGGAGATGAGGGATCTGATGCTGCCGGCGCTGCGGGCCGACGTGCGCCTGCACGAGACGTACGTACCGTCATCGGACCGCCCGCTGTCGGTGCCCGTCACCTCCGTCAGGGGACGTGCGGACACCCTGGTCGGTCCCGCCGACGCCGCGCAGTGGGGCGCGGCGACGACGGGGCGGCTGACCGTGGCCGAGCTGCCCGGCGGGCACATGTACCTGGCGGAACATCCGCGCGAGCTGCTGGAGTTGGTGGCGGCCGGGCTCCGCGCCCCGCGGGACCGGTGA
- the fomD gene encoding cytidylyl-2-hydroxypropylphosphonate hydrolase, whose protein sequence is MAGTGEVRWAPGDQILWRYRDNGGGDRGNGDGSGRRSPVHICRPVTVVQDTDELLAVWMAPGTECVRPVLADGTQVHAEPLATRYTAPRTTARSTWFGTGVLKLARPGDPWSVWLFWDRGWAFRNWYVNLEEPLVRWSGGVDSQDHFLDISVHPDHSWRWLDEDEFAQAQRVGLMDRATTARVREAGRAAVEVIQEWGAPFRDGWEHWRPEPHWRVPPLPDDWDRTPARMPS, encoded by the coding sequence ATGGCAGGTACGGGAGAGGTGCGCTGGGCGCCTGGGGACCAGATCCTCTGGCGCTACCGCGACAACGGTGGCGGTGACCGCGGCAACGGTGACGGGAGCGGCCGGCGAAGCCCCGTGCACATCTGCCGCCCGGTCACCGTCGTCCAGGACACCGACGAGCTGCTCGCCGTGTGGATGGCGCCGGGCACCGAGTGCGTGAGACCGGTCCTCGCCGACGGCACCCAGGTGCACGCCGAGCCGCTCGCCACCCGTTACACGGCTCCGCGCACCACGGCCCGCTCGACGTGGTTCGGCACCGGCGTGCTGAAACTGGCCCGCCCCGGCGACCCCTGGTCGGTGTGGCTGTTCTGGGACCGCGGCTGGGCCTTCCGCAACTGGTACGTGAATCTGGAGGAGCCGCTCGTCCGCTGGTCCGGCGGCGTGGACTCCCAGGATCACTTTCTCGACATCTCCGTGCACCCCGACCACAGCTGGCGGTGGCTCGACGAGGACGAGTTCGCCCAGGCGCAGCGGGTCGGCCTGATGGACCGGGCCACCACCGCGCGCGTACGGGAGGCGGGCCGGGCGGCGGTCGAGGTCATCCAGGAGTGGGGGGCGCCGTTCCGGGACGGCTGGGAGCACTGGCGGCCGGAGCCGCACTGGCGGGTACCGCCGCTTCCGGATGACTGGGACCGCACCCCGGCCCGTATGCCGTCGTGA
- a CDS encoding class II fumarate hydratase, whose amino-acid sequence MDGSSDTNAGTPQYRAERDSMGEVKVPAHAKWRAQTQRAVENFPISGQRLERAHIEALARIKAAAAKVNAELDVLDPDIATAIQEAAAEVAEGRWDEHFPIDVFQTGSGTSSNMNTNEVVATLATERLGREVHPNDHVNASQSSNDVFPSSIHIAATAAVTADLIPALDHLASALERKSAEFVEVVKSGRTHLMDATPVTLGQEFGGYAAQVRYGVERLRSSLPRLAELPLGGTAVGTGINTPPGFSAAVIAEVARTTGLPLTEARDHFEAQGARDGLVEASGQLRTIAVSLTKISNDLRWMASGPRTGLAEINLPDLQPGSSIMPGKVNPVIPEAVLMVAAQVMGNDATVATAGAAGNFELNVMLPVIAKNLLESVRLLANASRLLADRTVDGITANVERARMYAESSPSVVTPLNKYIGYEEAAKVAKKSLAQGTTIRETVLASGYVRRGDLTVEQLDEALDVLRMTRP is encoded by the coding sequence ATGGACGGCTCGTCAGACACGAACGCGGGCACCCCGCAGTACCGCGCCGAGCGCGATTCGATGGGTGAGGTGAAGGTCCCCGCCCACGCCAAGTGGCGGGCCCAGACCCAGCGCGCAGTGGAGAACTTCCCCATCTCCGGACAGCGCCTGGAGCGGGCCCACATCGAGGCCCTGGCCCGGATCAAGGCCGCTGCCGCCAAGGTCAACGCGGAACTGGACGTCCTCGACCCGGACATCGCCACCGCGATCCAGGAGGCCGCCGCCGAGGTCGCCGAAGGCCGGTGGGACGAGCACTTCCCCATCGACGTCTTTCAGACGGGGTCCGGCACCTCGTCCAACATGAACACCAACGAGGTCGTCGCCACCCTCGCCACCGAGCGCCTGGGCCGCGAGGTGCACCCCAACGACCACGTCAACGCCTCGCAGTCCTCCAACGACGTCTTCCCCTCCTCCATCCACATCGCCGCGACGGCCGCCGTCACGGCGGACCTGATCCCCGCGCTGGACCATCTGGCATCCGCGCTGGAGCGAAAATCAGCCGAATTCGTGGAGGTCGTGAAGTCGGGCCGTACCCATCTGATGGATGCCACGCCCGTCACCCTGGGCCAGGAGTTCGGCGGCTACGCGGCCCAGGTCCGGTACGGCGTCGAGCGCCTGCGGTCCTCGCTCCCCCGCCTGGCCGAACTGCCCCTGGGCGGGACGGCAGTCGGCACCGGCATCAACACCCCACCCGGATTCTCGGCCGCCGTCATCGCCGAAGTGGCCCGCACCACCGGCCTGCCGCTCACCGAGGCCCGCGACCACTTCGAGGCGCAGGGTGCCAGGGACGGACTGGTCGAGGCGTCCGGGCAGCTCCGCACGATCGCGGTCTCGCTGACGAAAATTTCCAACGATCTGCGCTGGATGGCCTCGGGACCGCGCACCGGACTGGCCGAAATCAATCTGCCGGACCTCCAGCCGGGCTCGTCGATCATGCCGGGGAAGGTCAACCCGGTCATCCCGGAGGCCGTACTGATGGTCGCGGCGCAGGTGATGGGGAACGACGCCACGGTCGCCACGGCGGGCGCCGCGGGCAACTTCGAACTCAACGTCATGCTGCCCGTGATCGCGAAGAACCTGCTGGAGTCGGTACGGCTGCTCGCCAACGCCTCACGGCTCCTCGCCGACCGCACGGTCGACGGCATCACGGCCAACGTGGAACGGGCGCGCATGTACGCGGAGTCCTCGCCCTCCGTCGTCACGCCGCTCAACAAGTACATCGGCTACGAGGAGGCCGCCAAGGTCGCCAAGAAGTCCCTCGCCCAGGGCACGACCATCCGCGAAACGGTCCTGGCCTCGGGATACGTCCGACGCGGTGACCTCACGGTGGAACAACTCGACGAGGCCCTGGACGTGTTGCGCATGACCCGCCCGTGA
- a CDS encoding mycofactocin-coupled SDR family oxidoreductase has product MSGGGARLAGRTALITGAARGLGRACALTFAREGADLVLLDVAADLPGVPYPLGSASQLAYTADLCRAAGSSVLTRQADVRDLAALETVADDAEERFGRIDVLVNNAGIAAPSGRPAHEIDESEWQLMIDVDLGGAWRAIRAVGGRMAARGSGSIINIASTAGLVGYRHFAGYVAAKHGLVGLTKAVALDYAPRKVRVNAVCPGSVRDDDAMEGRMLAEIARSLEVPSAEHEEAFVRDQPMNTLVEPWDVADAALWLASDESRRVTGSVVTVDGGFTVR; this is encoded by the coding sequence GTGAGCGGCGGCGGCGCCCGGCTGGCCGGGCGGACGGCACTGATCACGGGGGCCGCGCGCGGACTGGGCCGGGCCTGCGCGCTGACCTTCGCCAGGGAGGGCGCGGACCTCGTGCTGCTGGACGTGGCGGCCGATCTGCCGGGCGTCCCGTATCCGCTCGGATCGGCGAGCCAGCTCGCGTACACGGCTGATCTGTGCCGGGCGGCGGGCTCCTCAGTCCTGACCCGGCAGGCCGATGTGCGCGATCTGGCGGCGCTGGAGACGGTGGCGGACGATGCCGAGGAACGCTTCGGCCGGATCGACGTCCTCGTCAACAACGCCGGGATCGCGGCCCCTTCGGGCCGTCCCGCGCACGAGATCGACGAGTCCGAGTGGCAGCTGATGATCGATGTGGACCTGGGCGGCGCCTGGCGGGCGATCCGGGCGGTCGGCGGGCGGATGGCCGCGCGGGGTTCCGGTTCCATCATCAACATCGCCTCGACGGCCGGCCTGGTCGGTTACCGGCACTTCGCCGGTTACGTCGCCGCCAAACACGGACTGGTCGGCCTGACGAAGGCCGTCGCGCTGGACTACGCGCCCCGCAAGGTACGGGTCAACGCCGTGTGCCCCGGGTCCGTCCGCGACGACGACGCGATGGAGGGCCGCATGCTCGCGGAGATCGCCCGCTCGCTCGAGGTGCCGTCCGCGGAACACGAGGAGGCGTTCGTGCGCGACCAGCCGATGAACACCCTGGTCGAGCCCTGGGACGTGGCCGACGCCGCGCTGTGGCTCGCCTCGGACGAGTCCCGCCGGGTGACGGGGAGCGTGGTCACGGTCGACGGCGGTTTCACCGTCCGCTGA
- a CDS encoding M18 family aminopeptidase produces the protein MTSAPHRNHTDDLLSFIAAGPSPYHVVAEAAQRLEKAGFRELRSTDDWTGATGGRFITRAGALIAWYAPEGTPAHTPFRIVGTHTDSPNLRIKPAPDTGSAGWRQIGVEIYGGVPLNTWLDRDLGISGRLALRGPDGTPRTKLVQIDEPLLRVPQLAIHLDRTVNEGAVLDRQRHLAPVWALGSPEEGALLRRVAATAGEEPGDVLAWDLMLHDVQPPGYLGADREFVVASRLDNLVSVHAGVTALVAAATGVDQPGHVPVLAAFDHEEVGSGSETGAQSPLLERVLGRTVTARGGSAEDWSRALSGSFCVSADMAHAVHPNYAERHDPDHRPLPNGGPTVKVNANQRYATDSTGIAMITAACERAGAPWQPFVSNNAMPCGTSIGPLTAARLGVTTVDVGVPGLSMHSARELCGVADPGYLADILRAFMTSG, from the coding sequence ATGACGTCGGCCCCCCACCGCAACCACACCGACGATCTGCTCTCGTTCATCGCTGCCGGCCCCTCGCCCTACCACGTGGTGGCCGAGGCCGCCCAGCGACTGGAGAAGGCCGGTTTCCGCGAGCTGCGCTCGACGGACGACTGGACCGGTGCGACCGGCGGGCGCTTCATCACCCGCGCGGGCGCCCTGATCGCCTGGTACGCGCCCGAGGGCACCCCCGCCCACACGCCCTTCCGGATCGTCGGGACCCACACCGACTCCCCGAATCTGCGGATCAAGCCGGCCCCCGACACCGGTTCGGCCGGCTGGCGGCAGATCGGCGTGGAGATCTACGGCGGCGTCCCCCTCAACACCTGGCTCGACCGCGATCTGGGCATCTCCGGCCGACTGGCCCTGCGCGGCCCCGACGGCACCCCGCGTACGAAGCTCGTCCAGATCGACGAACCCCTGCTCCGTGTGCCGCAGCTCGCCATCCACCTGGACCGCACGGTCAACGAGGGCGCTGTCCTGGACCGGCAGCGTCACCTCGCCCCGGTGTGGGCGCTCGGCTCCCCGGAGGAGGGTGCGCTGCTGCGCCGGGTGGCGGCGACGGCCGGTGAGGAACCGGGCGACGTACTGGCCTGGGACCTGATGCTGCACGACGTCCAGCCGCCCGGCTATCTGGGCGCGGACCGGGAGTTCGTGGTCGCCTCGCGGCTCGACAACCTGGTCTCGGTGCACGCGGGCGTCACCGCCCTGGTGGCCGCGGCGACCGGGGTCGACCAACCCGGACACGTACCGGTGCTGGCCGCCTTCGACCACGAGGAGGTGGGCAGCGGCTCGGAGACGGGTGCGCAGAGTCCCCTGCTGGAAAGGGTGCTCGGCCGCACGGTCACCGCGCGCGGCGGGTCCGCCGAGGACTGGTCCCGCGCCCTGTCCGGCTCGTTCTGCGTGTCCGCCGACATGGCGCACGCGGTGCACCCCAACTACGCGGAGCGCCACGACCCGGACCACCGTCCGCTGCCCAACGGCGGCCCGACGGTCAAGGTCAACGCCAACCAGCGGTACGCCACCGACAGCACGGGCATCGCGATGATCACGGCGGCGTGCGAGCGGGCCGGCGCGCCGTGGCAGCCGTTCGTCTCCAACAACGCGATGCCCTGCGGGACGTCGATCGGCCCGCTGACGGCGGCGCGGCTCGGTGTCACGACCGTGGACGTCGGGGTGCCGGGGCTGTCCATGCACTCGGCGCGCGAGCTGTGCGGGGTTGCCGACCCGGGGTATCTGGCCGATATCCTCCGCGCGTTCATGACATCCGGCTGA
- a CDS encoding ricin-type beta-trefoil lectin domain protein — MRRTRHRLRALRCTVAATAALAVAVGTMAVAGPAGAAETRTATTASTPLPPALEAVRAAEATQLYGSPAERPLGDRKTGLISLGDSEISGEGVGTYESGTNGPDNWCHRSPDAAIHRTGIAADVTYNVSCSGAYTGNIRIGGSKQYADELVQSDSLAVKARNTRIKMIVLVAGANDDLQFGPVMTDCVVRYLTLQGPCESKYAGGWQARVDALVPKVEQTVRDLRTVMTDAGYANGDYKLVVMGYPSPIGPDFRDNPDFPGKIACGGLGYDSDTVWGRNTAVPAFQVGMRKAAAATGAVYLDNSRLFHGHEVCTQSAWARGLYIDVTKPGLPDANSVRQSFHPNLAGHGAFASCLTQMYDSGVREASCADPASAGRPVLRPLAWDDVFGPLRNEATGTCVDVPASVTRNGTEVTGWDCHGGRNQDWWYDAAERTVRTELSHDRCLDVPGARYEAGAKLVLWDCSGAANQKFVKESGTLRPAAANGLCLTLASAKEPLRLQACNGGAAQRFA; from the coding sequence ATGAGGCGCACCAGGCACAGACTTCGCGCACTTCGCTGTACGGTCGCGGCGACCGCCGCACTGGCGGTGGCCGTCGGCACCATGGCGGTGGCCGGACCGGCGGGCGCGGCGGAGACCCGTACCGCCACTACCGCATCCACCCCGCTCCCACCCGCTCTCGAAGCCGTCCGGGCAGCGGAGGCCACCCAGCTGTACGGCAGCCCCGCCGAGCGGCCGCTCGGCGACCGCAAGACCGGGCTGATCTCGCTCGGCGACAGCGAGATCTCCGGCGAAGGAGTCGGCACGTACGAGTCCGGCACCAACGGCCCGGACAACTGGTGTCACCGTTCACCCGACGCGGCCATCCACCGCACGGGCATCGCGGCGGACGTCACGTACAACGTCTCCTGCTCCGGTGCCTACACCGGGAACATCAGAATCGGTGGTTCCAAGCAGTACGCCGACGAGCTCGTCCAGAGCGACAGCCTCGCCGTGAAGGCGCGCAACACCCGCATCAAGATGATCGTGCTGGTGGCCGGCGCCAACGACGACCTCCAGTTCGGTCCGGTCATGACGGACTGCGTCGTGCGCTATCTCACCCTCCAGGGCCCCTGCGAGTCCAAGTACGCCGGCGGCTGGCAGGCCCGCGTCGACGCGCTCGTCCCCAAGGTCGAGCAGACCGTACGCGACCTGCGCACCGTCATGACGGACGCCGGGTACGCGAACGGTGACTACAAGCTCGTCGTCATGGGCTACCCGAGTCCGATCGGCCCCGACTTCCGTGACAACCCGGACTTCCCCGGGAAGATCGCCTGCGGTGGCCTGGGGTACGACTCCGACACCGTCTGGGGACGTAACACCGCCGTACCCGCCTTCCAGGTGGGCATGCGCAAGGCGGCCGCCGCCACGGGAGCCGTCTACCTCGACAACTCCCGTCTCTTCCACGGCCACGAGGTCTGCACCCAGAGCGCCTGGGCCCGCGGCCTCTACATCGACGTGACCAAGCCGGGTCTGCCGGACGCGAATTCGGTACGCCAGTCCTTCCACCCCAACCTGGCCGGACACGGGGCCTTCGCCTCCTGCCTCACCCAGATGTACGACTCCGGGGTGCGCGAGGCGAGCTGCGCCGACCCGGCGAGCGCGGGCAGGCCGGTGCTCCGGCCTCTCGCCTGGGACGACGTGTTCGGTCCGCTGAGGAACGAGGCCACCGGGACGTGCGTCGACGTCCCGGCGTCGGTGACCCGCAACGGCACCGAGGTCACCGGCTGGGACTGTCACGGCGGCCGGAACCAGGACTGGTGGTACGACGCCGCCGAGCGGACGGTGCGTACGGAACTCAGTCACGACCGCTGCCTGGACGTGCCGGGCGCGAGGTACGAGGCGGGCGCGAAGCTCGTCCTGTGGGACTGCTCGGGTGCGGCGAACCAGAAGTTCGTGAAGGAGTCGGGCACCTTGCGTCCGGCAGCCGCGAACGGGCTCTGTCTGACGCTCGCGTCGGCCAAGGAGCCGCTGAGGCTCCAGGCGTGCAACGGCGGTGCCGCGCAGCGATTCGCGTAG